The following proteins are co-located in the Vigna angularis cultivar LongXiaoDou No.4 chromosome 2, ASM1680809v1, whole genome shotgun sequence genome:
- the LOC108328433 gene encoding uncharacterized protein LOC108328433 isoform X2 — protein sequence MGGGNIMNTNLSSSSSTVLPNLKPSVSTINTLSCTLCHCHNQLSSQQQVPSQGEVEDAVSALQQFIQAFQQISGSYDSRTVISRGYKRLYDAFQLLQSDPAVKRLVVSLSSDKALWDAFMSNVLHQKLLELPDSGLYAWSCMFVFS from the exons ATGGGAGGAGGAAACATCATGAATACCaacttgtcttcttcttcttcaaccgTTCTTCCCAATCTTAAGCCTTCAGTTTCAACTATAAATACCTTATCTTGCACCCTCTGTCACTGTCACAATCAACTTTCCTCACAACAACAAGTTCCTTCTCAAGGGGAAGTTGAAGATGCAGTCTCAGCTCTTCAACA ATTTATACAAGCGTTTCAGCAGATCTCAGGATCATATGATTCGAGGACAGTTATATCTCGTGGATATAAAAGACTATATGATGCTTTTCAGTTGCTGCAATCTGATCCTGCTGTGAAG AGATTAGTAGTATCATTATCATCTGATAAAGCTCTTTGGGACGCTTTCATGAGCAATGTACTGCATCAAAAACTGCTAGAGTTGCCTGATTCAGGTTTGTATGCATGGTCATGTATGTTTGTATTCAG